In the Oncorhynchus keta strain PuntledgeMale-10-30-2019 chromosome 29, Oket_V2, whole genome shotgun sequence genome, one interval contains:
- the LOC118362016 gene encoding platelet-activating factor receptor-like, producing the protein MEMEEDMTVNTTVNISTVDKITFLDSEFRYTLFPVFYGVVFVLGLIANSYVLFVLQRLRNAKAMNEIRIYMANLTVADLLFVCALPFWIGYYHHRGDWRYGDFLCRVTGAFFFINTYCSILFLAAISVNRYWAITRPLDAASSDHWRRGVAITAVIWALTLSMSVPYLLETGIQVDDGNVSRCFEGYHDKTDDEKRTVATTHLIIVGCFILVFFLVVICNLLIARALLTQSPTQTRGSSSSQLRGVKGQALQMLCAVVGVFVVCFLPHHVVQGPWTLAVLDIKEGWGRMDWGQRTRQWLNDAHQVTLMLMGLNCLLDPVVYCFATRKFRLYIKDNLKKVGRGKGCSETAITHISMVECKNVSQRLHSEQQQLKV; encoded by the coding sequence ATGGAGATGGAAGAGGACATGACAGTGAACACGACAGTGAACATATCGACAGTCGATAAAATAACCTTTCTGGACTCTGAGTTCCGTTACACCCTCTTCCCAGTGTTTTATGGTGTTGTGTTCGTCCTTGGTCTGATAGCCAACAGTTACGTGCTGTTCGTGCTGCAGCGCCTGCGCAACGCCAAGGCCATGAATGAGATCCGCATCTACATGGCCAACCTGACTGTTGCCGACCTCCTCTTCGTGTGCGCCCTCCCCTTCTGGATTGGCTACTACCACCACCGCGGTGACTGGCGCTACGGCGACTTCCTGTGCCGCGTCACCGGCGCGTTCTTCTTCATCAACACCTACTGCTCCATCCTCTTCCTCGCCGCCATCAGCGTCAACCGTTACTGGGCCATCACACGCCCGCTGGATGCCGCCTCGTCTGACCATTGGCGCCGCGGGGTGGCCATCACGGCGGTCATCTGGGCGCTCACTCTGTCCATGTCCGTGCCATACCTCTTGGAGACGGGCATCCAGGTGGATGACGGCAACGTGTCGCGCTGCTTTGAGGGCTACCACGACAAGACTGACGACGAGAAGCGGACTGTGGCCACCACCCACCTCATCATCGTGGGGTGCTTCATCTTGGTCTTCTTCCTCGTAGTAATCTGTAACCTGCTCATCGCCCGTGCCCTGCTCACCCAGTCCCCTACCCAGACTCGGGGCTCCAGTTCATCCCAGCTCCGGGGGGTGAAGGGCCAGGCCCTGCAGATGCTGTGTGCCGTGGTGGGGGTGTTTGTGGTGTGCTTCCTCCCCCACCATGTGGTCCAGGGCCCCTGGACTCTGGCTGTACTGGATATCAAGGAGGGCTGGGGCAGAATGGACTGGGGCCAGCGGACCAGGCAGTGGCTTAACGATGCCCACCAAGTCACCTTGATGCTGATGGGGCTCAACTGCCTCCTGGACCCTGTAGTGTACTGCTTCGCCACCAGGAAGTTCCGCCTGTACATCAAGGACAATCTGAAAAAGGTGGGGAGGGGCAAAGGATGCTCGGAAACAGCCATCACACACATTTCTATGGTGGAGTGCAAGAATGTGAGCCAGCGGCTCCATAGCGAACAGCAGCAGCTGAAGGTTTAA